The Juglans microcarpa x Juglans regia isolate MS1-56 chromosome 2S, Jm3101_v1.0, whole genome shotgun sequence genome has a window encoding:
- the LOC121253606 gene encoding uncharacterized protein LOC121253606: MKGIMRFGKKGKLSLRYLGPFDILERIGAAAYRLALPPQISVIHDVFYISMRREYVPDPTHILDYKPLQVRKDLTYKEFPIRILVQNAQVLRQKTILMVKVLWSNYTEKGATWEREEDMRIKYPYLFD, encoded by the coding sequence ATGAAGGGAATCATGAGATTCGGAAAGAAAGGCAAGCTGAGTCTGAGATATTTAGGCCCTTTCGACATACTAGAAAGAATTGGAGCTGCAGCATACCGATTGGCTCTCCCACCACAAATATCAGTCATTCATGATGTTTTCTACATCTCCATGCGTCGGGAGTATGTACCAGACCCTACACATATATTAGACTACAAGCCCCTCCAAGTTCGCAAAGATCTCACTTACAAAGAGTTTCCAATAAGGATTCTTGTACAAAATGCTCAAGTTCTCCGCCAAAAGACCATTCTGATGGTCAAAGTGCTTTGGAGCAACTACACAGAAAAAGGGGCcacttgggagagagaggaagaCATGAGGATCAAGTACCCATACTTGTTCGATTGA